The following are encoded together in the Leptospira stimsonii genome:
- a CDS encoding class I SAM-dependent methyltransferase has product MSFRDHFSSHSSAYSEFRPGYPKELFAYLKSLLPNGNVVWDCGTGNGQAAVSLAEFFDKVIATDPSENQIANAEPHPRVEYRVSKAEESILGNSEVDLITVAQAFHWFDFEPFFKEVLRVGKKNGILAIWGYGLHRIIPEIDSLIDRLYGEIVGSYWPPERRYVEEEYKTISFPFEKIIPPFFSMKEEWTVDQVLGYLRTWSSVQKYIQKNESDPVLLIEENLRSVWGDEKTRMVEWPLFFRIGRLPS; this is encoded by the coding sequence ATGAGTTTCAGAGATCATTTTTCCTCTCATTCTTCTGCATATTCCGAATTCAGACCCGGTTATCCCAAAGAACTCTTCGCATATCTGAAAAGTCTCCTTCCGAATGGAAACGTCGTCTGGGATTGTGGAACCGGAAACGGGCAAGCCGCGGTTTCGCTCGCAGAATTTTTTGACAAAGTGATCGCGACCGATCCTAGCGAAAATCAAATCGCAAACGCCGAACCTCATCCTCGAGTTGAATATCGTGTTTCCAAAGCGGAAGAATCCATATTAGGAAATTCTGAAGTAGATTTGATCACCGTAGCGCAGGCATTTCACTGGTTTGATTTCGAACCTTTTTTTAAGGAAGTCCTCCGAGTCGGGAAGAAAAACGGAATTCTCGCGATTTGGGGATACGGTCTACATCGAATCATTCCTGAAATCGATTCTCTCATCGATCGTCTCTACGGCGAAATCGTGGGTTCCTATTGGCCACCGGAAAGAAGATACGTGGAAGAAGAATATAAAACGATCTCTTTCCCTTTCGAAAAAATCATACCTCCTTTCTTTAGTATGAAAGAAGAATGGACCGTGGATCAAGTCCTCGGTTATCTAAGAACCTGGTCCAGCGTTCAAAAGTATATTCAAAAAAACGAAAGTGATCCCGTGCTTCTCATCGAAGAAAATCTACGATCCGTTTGGGGAGACGAAAAAACAAGAATGGTGGAATGGCCCCTTTTCTTTCGAATCGGGAGACTTCCTTCTTGA
- the chrA gene encoding chromate efflux transporter, with product MIPSKKETFRFWFQLGWLSFGGPAGQISLMHKTLVEEKKWISEEKFSHALSYCMLLPGPEAQQLATYLGWILHGIRGGILAGLLFILPSFFLFCGIGIFYFYYGQVPYAISFLNGVKPAVLAIILLAFSNLAKKRIQSNGQKFCFLFTFLGMLFFSIPYPYLLLSSLSLGILSFFTSKKHSESFSNSSVSIGTSSGIIDLQTKLDQKREDSTLILKQISKVGSLGLILWILPILGILLFHTSGFRFWEELILFFTKTALLTFGGAYAILPTVADFAVAKVAWISNKEMLDGLSFGESTPGPLVMVLTFIGFLAGAHHYGNTIAGLFGLSITAYYTFLPSFVFILGGVGIVEKTKESQLLKHALNYVTACVCAVILFLGIYFAKSILFQEGTAEFDFRNFTDHIFWFPFLWTIVSLIFLKLKEEYSIFLIFFSGLFFLAADMIFYL from the coding sequence TTGATTCCTTCCAAAAAGGAAACCTTTCGTTTTTGGTTTCAACTCGGCTGGTTGAGTTTCGGGGGACCCGCGGGTCAAATCAGCCTAATGCACAAAACCCTCGTCGAAGAAAAAAAATGGATTTCGGAGGAGAAATTTTCCCACGCCCTGAGTTATTGTATGCTTCTTCCCGGACCGGAAGCGCAACAACTCGCGACCTACTTGGGTTGGATCCTTCACGGAATTCGCGGAGGGATTCTGGCGGGTCTCCTTTTTATACTTCCTTCCTTTTTTCTATTTTGTGGAATCGGTATATTCTATTTTTATTATGGACAAGTCCCCTACGCGATTTCCTTTTTGAACGGAGTCAAGCCGGCGGTTCTCGCGATCATCCTCCTCGCTTTTTCGAATCTGGCGAAAAAAAGGATTCAGTCCAACGGACAAAAATTTTGTTTCCTCTTTACGTTTCTCGGGATGTTGTTTTTTTCGATTCCCTATCCGTATCTTCTTTTGTCTTCGCTTTCCTTAGGGATCCTTTCCTTTTTTACATCTAAGAAGCATTCCGAATCTTTTTCAAATTCGTCGGTATCAATCGGAACGAGTTCCGGAATCATCGATTTGCAAACGAAGTTGGATCAAAAGAGAGAGGATTCCACTCTCATTCTTAAACAAATCAGCAAAGTCGGAAGTCTCGGATTGATTCTTTGGATTCTTCCGATCCTCGGAATTTTACTTTTTCATACTTCCGGATTTCGATTTTGGGAAGAATTGATTTTGTTTTTTACAAAGACGGCGCTTCTTACCTTCGGAGGTGCATACGCGATTCTTCCCACCGTTGCAGATTTTGCGGTCGCTAAAGTCGCCTGGATTTCCAACAAAGAGATGTTAGACGGTCTTTCTTTTGGAGAAAGCACTCCGGGTCCCCTTGTGATGGTTTTGACGTTTATCGGTTTTTTGGCGGGTGCTCATCATTATGGGAACACGATCGCGGGTTTGTTCGGATTATCTATTACAGCGTATTATACTTTTTTGCCTTCGTTTGTTTTTATTTTGGGCGGCGTCGGAATCGTGGAAAAAACAAAGGAATCGCAACTTTTAAAACACGCATTGAATTACGTGACTGCCTGCGTTTGTGCCGTGATTCTTTTTTTGGGAATCTATTTTGCGAAATCGATTCTTTTCCAGGAAGGAACAGCGGAATTCGACTTTCGAAACTTCACCGATCACATTTTCTGGTTCCCGTTCCTTTGGACGATCGTAAGTCTTATCTTTTTAAAATTAAAAGAAGAATATTCTATTTTTTTGATATTCTTCAGCGGCCTTTTTTTTCTGGCCGCTGATATGATTTTCTATTTGTGA
- a CDS encoding adenylate/guanylate cyclase domain-containing protein: MLQKAKNWFGFVLEFTHILYLGIRAKLALFTGALIALTVFILSTIDVNQQTEILTQSYEKEAAISRHYISGLVLELENISSSLIRVESFRERVKRQSQALRKYRTKVVTQEEKEVSLFGFKTKLFGVLGKEKKSSVKDTYYSVYLSKDDIAELEKNTKYLLKDPNGLGISDSMYSKLLNMAQQVAVLEADLNEQKQKWDELGGKEGGAAKEKLPIEQKMELLKTGIEKARNQLDHSILELALPKQHRKIEELGLNMSQFRIQTFPVLSNQWKENLTPSFDTRIFKPDGPINGNEILPVVNANLKDSISKVLSLDFDMESDENAYRVGKMELQTLYSPIFRNQSSTERANTIRNKLPDFAKRYLQQDANIAKRVTELVGPLKKRISELKEKKPPVPPFKDKSFNELYSKYSKLIQERETEFEKFRNEFSEDKKNQEAVAQKIKPGKTKSPKEKTFFPIQSDTDLLIDALGEIRNAGLEDLIVLRFSQNSGAYLDYLRDPKIQNLTKERWAAIREWIYSGKSETPTPQLKKLISDGIIANSRGEAEEILWSLDSKPLLSETSEEVSSNLLSANLSGISRTLVDRTEGLEMIRKNRNSAIATAMLICAIAILLAILISGFVVQKIKRIIFHAQEVGHGNLEVQFEQGGQDELGTLTVALNSMVSGLREREKIKNILGTMIDPVVVSEAMVDLAALKRGSEKRITAFFSDVAGFSNISEKLTSVELASLLNEYLSAMTIVLKKHEGVLDKYIGDAIVGIFNAPVEVENHCLKAARASVEMVERLDVLREEWKARKAYIQEAQEMTFRIGLNTGLAKVGFMGTDSISAYTMMGDTVNLAARLEAAGKDYGVNILIGESVQHEIKDEFFTRLLDVVRVKGKNEPVKLYELVGRHDKISERIEASALEFAKGFEAYLNREWSLAQEFLESSQITRGTKDKAAINLIERCEDYKQNPPEKTWDGVYTRTHK; encoded by the coding sequence ATTCTTCAAAAAGCCAAAAACTGGTTCGGCTTTGTTCTCGAATTCACTCACATTCTTTACTTAGGTATTAGAGCGAAATTAGCCCTTTTTACGGGCGCACTCATCGCGCTCACGGTCTTCATTCTTTCTACGATCGACGTAAATCAGCAAACTGAGATTCTCACTCAGAGTTACGAAAAAGAGGCGGCGATTTCCAGGCATTACATTTCCGGTCTTGTTTTGGAATTGGAAAATATTTCCAGCAGTTTGATTCGTGTTGAATCCTTTCGGGAACGTGTAAAAAGACAAAGCCAGGCTCTTCGAAAATATAGAACGAAGGTAGTCACCCAAGAAGAAAAAGAAGTCAGTCTTTTCGGATTTAAGACGAAACTTTTCGGGGTTCTTGGAAAAGAAAAAAAATCTTCCGTAAAGGATACATACTATTCCGTGTATCTTTCCAAAGACGATATTGCCGAACTGGAAAAGAATACGAAATATCTTCTCAAAGATCCGAACGGTCTCGGAATTTCAGACTCGATGTATTCGAAACTTCTCAATATGGCGCAACAAGTGGCTGTCCTTGAAGCGGATCTCAATGAGCAAAAACAAAAATGGGACGAACTCGGAGGAAAAGAAGGCGGGGCCGCAAAAGAAAAATTACCCATAGAACAAAAAATGGAACTCTTAAAGACCGGGATCGAAAAGGCGAGGAATCAACTCGATCATTCCATTTTAGAACTCGCGCTTCCGAAACAACATCGAAAAATTGAGGAACTGGGGCTCAACATGTCTCAGTTTAGAATTCAGACCTTCCCCGTTCTTTCCAATCAATGGAAGGAGAATCTGACTCCGTCTTTCGACACGAGAATATTCAAGCCGGACGGACCGATCAACGGAAACGAAATTCTTCCAGTCGTCAACGCGAACCTGAAAGACTCGATCTCCAAAGTTCTTTCCTTGGATTTCGATATGGAATCCGACGAAAACGCTTACAGGGTTGGAAAGATGGAATTGCAGACTTTGTATTCTCCGATTTTTCGGAATCAAAGTTCCACGGAAAGGGCCAATACGATCCGAAACAAACTTCCGGACTTTGCAAAACGTTATCTGCAACAGGACGCAAATATCGCAAAACGTGTGACTGAACTTGTAGGGCCCTTGAAAAAAAGAATATCCGAACTCAAAGAGAAAAAACCTCCGGTTCCTCCTTTTAAGGATAAAAGTTTCAACGAACTCTATTCTAAATATTCAAAGCTCATCCAAGAAAGGGAGACTGAGTTTGAAAAATTCAGAAACGAATTTTCGGAAGATAAGAAGAATCAAGAAGCCGTCGCTCAGAAAATAAAACCTGGCAAAACGAAATCTCCGAAAGAAAAAACGTTTTTCCCGATTCAGAGCGACACGGATCTTTTGATCGATGCGTTAGGCGAAATTAGAAATGCCGGTTTGGAAGATTTGATCGTCCTTCGATTCAGTCAGAATTCCGGAGCCTACTTGGATTATCTAAGGGATCCGAAGATACAAAACCTAACAAAGGAAAGATGGGCCGCGATCCGGGAATGGATCTATTCCGGTAAAAGTGAAACTCCGACGCCTCAATTAAAAAAGCTGATCTCGGACGGAATCATCGCAAACTCAAGAGGAGAAGCCGAGGAAATTTTATGGAGCCTGGATTCGAAACCGCTTCTTTCGGAAACATCGGAAGAAGTGAGTTCCAATCTTCTTTCAGCGAATCTCTCCGGGATTTCAAGAACACTCGTGGATCGGACCGAAGGTTTGGAGATGATCCGGAAAAACAGGAATTCCGCGATCGCGACTGCAATGCTCATCTGTGCGATCGCAATTCTTCTTGCGATATTGATCTCCGGATTTGTGGTTCAGAAAATCAAAAGAATCATCTTTCACGCTCAGGAGGTGGGTCACGGAAATCTGGAAGTTCAATTCGAACAGGGCGGGCAGGACGAGCTGGGAACTCTTACGGTCGCACTCAATTCGATGGTTTCCGGATTGAGAGAAAGGGAAAAAATTAAGAATATTCTGGGAACGATGATCGATCCCGTCGTCGTCAGCGAGGCGATGGTGGACCTTGCGGCACTAAAACGGGGAAGCGAAAAAAGAATCACCGCATTTTTTTCCGATGTAGCAGGTTTTTCGAATATTAGCGAAAAATTAACTTCTGTCGAATTGGCATCATTGTTAAACGAATATCTTTCAGCGATGACGATCGTGCTTAAAAAACACGAGGGAGTTTTGGATAAGTACATAGGGGATGCGATCGTTGGCATATTCAACGCTCCGGTGGAAGTGGAAAATCATTGTCTCAAAGCCGCTCGAGCCTCCGTCGAAATGGTGGAGAGACTGGACGTTTTACGCGAGGAGTGGAAGGCGCGAAAGGCTTATATACAAGAAGCGCAAGAGATGACTTTTCGGATCGGACTCAACACCGGCCTCGCTAAAGTCGGTTTTATGGGAACCGATTCCATTTCCGCTTATACGATGATGGGAGACACTGTAAATCTCGCCGCGAGACTCGAGGCCGCGGGAAAAGACTACGGTGTCAATATTCTTATCGGAGAATCCGTTCAACACGAAATCAAGGATGAATTTTTCACAAGACTCTTAGATGTGGTTCGAGTCAAAGGAAAGAACGAACCGGTAAAACTATACGAATTAGTGGGAAGACACGACAAGATTTCGGAAAGAATCGAAGCGTCAGCCCTGGAATTTGCAAAAGGGTTCGAGGCGTATTTGAACCGAGAATGGTCTCTTGCACAAGAATTTTTAGAAAGTTCTCAGATTACAAGGGGAACAAAGGACAAAGCCGCCATCAATCTGATCGAACGTTGCGAAGATTATAAACAGAATCCTCCGGAAAAAACATGGGACGGAGTTTATACAAGAACTCACAAATAG
- a CDS encoding diguanylate cyclase, with product MKDPILKIRNKMKTILDLKYETKFILNSKIRLFLCCFLFLSQSIFGIEPAFVIQPDFSNKGSLLKSVFYVRDPNYSYRAENFFTELQNIPIQEVKNSTLGFGYDPVPYWLVFEIETKETLSKEFTLAFHYPHLDQIDLYYQGPEGLKGEFNTGDTLPFLSRPIENRLFLFPIPVEKKGKTRVVVRVLTEGAVSLSMTLYENKARIRETKYDLAKDAAFFGALAVMAFFNLFLYLGLKERYLLYYSFLILSVLLYQIILPGYAFEWFFQNQPTFINQLHLESIVLMMVFMALFLSSFLETKKSSSILNVFLKISLWAALVLGFLIPLLPGRYLIPFTSLFPLLQMTVIFLISFFKALRGDRKAIIFLTAWFFTLSGGIIFTLSRFGLFLKEGPAIPFLQTGIILSVLFLSLALSERIRTIRKEKEEIEEYAGKLEELSYIDPLTRIFNRRYFDEQIRLAWSRSARHHSPLSLLMIDVDFFKQYNDTYGHVEGDRALISVAREIRASLRRANDMVNRYGGEEFAVILPDTPIEGAVVVALNILEKVEALNIAHLKSHFSKLTVSIGISCNTEPSIRSVQDLIGIADKNLYDAKESGRNHIQH from the coding sequence ATGAAAGATCCAATTCTAAAAATTCGAAACAAAATGAAAACGATCCTAGATTTAAAGTACGAAACGAAGTTTATTTTGAATTCGAAAATTCGTTTATTTTTATGTTGTTTTTTATTCTTATCCCAATCGATTTTTGGAATTGAGCCGGCTTTTGTCATCCAGCCGGATTTTTCGAACAAAGGATCTCTTCTCAAATCCGTATTCTACGTCAGAGATCCGAACTATTCGTATCGTGCCGAAAACTTTTTTACTGAACTCCAGAACATTCCCATTCAGGAAGTAAAAAATTCTACCCTCGGATTCGGTTATGATCCGGTTCCATATTGGCTCGTTTTCGAGATCGAAACAAAGGAAACACTTTCGAAAGAATTCACTCTTGCGTTTCACTACCCTCATTTGGATCAGATCGATTTGTATTATCAAGGTCCGGAAGGTTTGAAAGGAGAATTCAACACCGGTGATACGCTTCCTTTTTTGTCCAGGCCGATCGAGAACAGATTGTTTTTGTTTCCGATCCCCGTGGAGAAAAAAGGGAAAACCAGAGTTGTCGTCCGAGTCTTAACGGAGGGCGCAGTCAGTCTTTCGATGACTTTGTATGAGAACAAGGCGAGAATTCGGGAAACAAAATACGACCTTGCTAAGGACGCCGCTTTTTTCGGCGCTCTCGCCGTGATGGCTTTCTTTAATCTTTTCTTATACCTGGGACTCAAGGAAAGATATTTATTATATTATTCTTTCCTAATTCTTTCGGTTCTTTTATATCAGATCATCTTGCCGGGTTACGCTTTTGAATGGTTTTTTCAGAATCAACCTACTTTTATCAATCAACTTCATCTTGAATCGATTGTGTTGATGATGGTCTTTATGGCCTTGTTTCTTTCCTCCTTTTTGGAAACTAAAAAGAGTTCTTCGATTTTAAACGTATTCCTAAAAATATCTCTTTGGGCCGCCTTGGTGTTGGGTTTTTTGATTCCACTTCTTCCGGGACGTTATCTGATTCCGTTCACTTCTTTGTTTCCTTTGCTTCAGATGACGGTGATCTTTTTGATTTCCTTCTTTAAGGCGTTACGCGGAGACAGAAAGGCGATCATTTTTTTAACCGCATGGTTCTTTACTCTTTCCGGAGGAATCATCTTTACGCTCAGTCGTTTCGGTCTTTTTTTAAAGGAAGGACCGGCGATTCCTTTTTTACAGACCGGGATCATTCTGAGCGTTCTATTCTTATCTCTTGCTTTGTCCGAAAGGATTCGTACGATCCGAAAAGAAAAAGAAGAAATCGAAGAATACGCGGGGAAACTGGAGGAGCTTTCGTATATCGATCCTCTGACTCGAATTTTTAACAGAAGGTATTTCGACGAACAGATTCGATTGGCGTGGAGTCGTTCCGCGAGACATCATTCTCCGCTTTCTCTTTTGATGATCGACGTGGATTTTTTTAAACAATACAATGATACGTACGGACACGTTGAGGGAGATAGAGCTTTGATTTCCGTCGCTCGGGAGATTCGTGCAAGTCTCAGACGAGCCAATGATATGGTCAATCGTTATGGCGGAGAAGAATTTGCCGTGATCCTACCCGATACGCCGATCGAAGGCGCAGTCGTCGTCGCGTTGAATATTCTTGAAAAAGTGGAAGCTCTGAATATTGCTCACCTCAAAAGCCATTTTTCAAAGCTTACCGTTTCGATCGGAATTTCCTGCAATACCGAACCTTCGATCCGATCGGTTCAAGATCTGATTGGAATCGCGGATAAAAATCTCTATGATGCTAAGGAATCCGGAAGGAATCATATCCAGCACTGA
- a CDS encoding long-chain fatty acid--CoA ligase produces MKTSQIPSIPSKTLYNVMKASAEKFADSTAQYYKPDGKNYQPNSFKNLYETVQQIGSGLISLGLEPGTPIGLIADSGARWIWCSMGITNIGCVDVPRGTDSTEEDLRYILNHAECSIAFLENETALKKILNQKEAYPHLKRIILFDKKGGIADTGPFEVILLSDLIEKGKDWIQSKGRDEFHKRGSAIKESDLATIVYTSGTTGKPKGVMLTHKNIVFNVDSALEGTDLKIYPSDRSMAYLPPWHIAERLVETVCIRAGGAEAFTSISTLSQDLAEIKPTLLLSVPRVWESLYNKIHDKVRTSSPAQQALFGLFKEIAITYYKHVSRLQGLEFHLTEQSTFASLWQKFISMWVVMLLWLPNQIAQLAFNKIKSGLGGELRFALSGAGALPQYIDLFFNAIGIPILEGYGMTELSGISTRRIFGEISVGTLGRCIPGVQIKLMDEKGKEITKPGVKGIAWHKGDHVMKGYYKEPEKTKEILSSDGWLNSGDLLAWTTSGELKYSGRAKDTIVLLGGENLEPEPIEFALVRSQFIHQAMVVGHDQKTLGALIVPNEEALEKYLKDLRSKMLSEVKNLNGDQDVLSLFKNEIKSLISNENGFKNFEKVSSFRILDKKFEPGDELTQTMKIKRNVVADKYKKEIEEMYK; encoded by the coding sequence ATGAAAACCAGTCAGATTCCCTCCATTCCATCCAAAACCTTATACAATGTCATGAAAGCATCCGCAGAAAAATTCGCGGATTCAACGGCGCAATACTACAAACCGGACGGTAAAAATTACCAACCCAATAGTTTTAAGAATCTTTACGAAACCGTTCAACAAATCGGCTCAGGTTTGATTTCCTTGGGTCTCGAACCGGGAACTCCGATCGGACTGATCGCCGATTCGGGCGCTCGTTGGATTTGGTGTAGCATGGGAATCACGAACATAGGCTGTGTCGACGTTCCTCGAGGAACCGATTCCACTGAAGAAGATCTTCGTTATATTCTCAATCACGCGGAGTGTTCCATCGCATTTTTAGAAAACGAAACAGCTCTGAAAAAGATTCTCAATCAGAAGGAAGCGTATCCTCATCTCAAGAGAATCATTCTTTTCGACAAAAAAGGCGGAATCGCCGACACGGGTCCTTTCGAAGTGATTTTGTTAAGCGACTTGATCGAAAAGGGAAAGGATTGGATCCAATCCAAAGGAAGAGACGAGTTTCACAAAAGAGGATCAGCTATCAAAGAATCGGATCTTGCGACGATCGTCTACACTTCCGGTACGACAGGCAAACCGAAGGGTGTGATGCTTACTCATAAGAACATTGTTTTTAACGTCGACAGCGCTCTGGAAGGGACTGATCTGAAAATCTATCCTTCCGATCGTAGTATGGCCTATCTTCCTCCGTGGCATATCGCCGAAAGATTGGTGGAAACCGTTTGTATCCGTGCGGGCGGTGCGGAGGCTTTCACTTCGATCTCCACTCTCAGTCAAGACCTGGCGGAAATCAAACCGACCCTTCTTCTTTCGGTTCCTCGAGTTTGGGAAAGTCTCTACAACAAAATTCATGATAAGGTTCGAACCTCTTCTCCCGCACAACAGGCGTTATTCGGACTTTTCAAAGAAATCGCGATCACATACTATAAGCACGTATCCAGATTGCAAGGTTTGGAATTTCATCTCACCGAACAATCCACCTTCGCTTCGCTTTGGCAAAAATTTATTTCTATGTGGGTGGTTATGCTACTCTGGTTGCCAAATCAGATAGCTCAACTCGCGTTTAACAAAATCAAAAGCGGCTTGGGCGGAGAATTGAGATTCGCACTTTCAGGCGCCGGAGCACTTCCTCAATACATCGATCTTTTCTTTAACGCGATCGGAATTCCGATTTTGGAAGGTTATGGAATGACCGAGTTATCCGGAATTTCCACACGAAGAATTTTCGGTGAAATCTCCGTGGGAACATTGGGTCGTTGTATTCCCGGAGTTCAGATCAAGTTGATGGACGAAAAAGGAAAGGAAATTACAAAACCCGGAGTCAAAGGGATCGCGTGGCACAAAGGTGATCACGTAATGAAAGGTTACTATAAAGAGCCGGAGAAAACGAAAGAAATTTTGAGTTCTGACGGATGGCTGAACTCGGGGGATCTTCTCGCTTGGACCACCTCCGGAGAGTTGAAATATTCAGGAAGAGCAAAGGATACGATCGTCCTTCTGGGAGGGGAGAATTTAGAACCGGAGCCGATCGAGTTTGCATTGGTTCGAAGCCAGTTCATACACCAGGCTATGGTGGTTGGACACGACCAAAAGACGTTAGGCGCGTTGATAGTTCCGAACGAAGAGGCTTTGGAAAAATATCTGAAAGACCTTCGTTCTAAAATGTTAAGCGAAGTCAAAAATTTAAACGGAGATCAGGACGTACTGAGCCTCTTTAAAAACGAGATCAAGTCCCTGATATCCAACGAGAACGGGTTTAAGAATTTCGAAAAGGTGTCGAGTTTTCGGATACTTGATAAGAAGTTCGAACCCGGAGACGAACTTACTCAAACGATGAAAATAAAACGAAACGTTGTCGCCGATAAGTACAAAAAAGAAATCGAAGAGATGTACAAGTAA
- a CDS encoding DoxX family protein encodes MSASNQTIKNRILICLRILVAFIFLQTLFFKFTGAPESVAIFSKLNSEPWGRIGTGILELLASILLFVPGLGWSGAFLGAALMFGAILSHIFVIGIEQENDGGFLFFLALTSATICLLLLWMEREKLTEIVRKRI; translated from the coding sequence TTGTCAGCATCCAATCAAACTATAAAGAATCGAATTCTCATCTGCCTGCGAATCTTGGTCGCATTCATCTTTCTTCAAACGTTGTTTTTTAAATTTACGGGAGCGCCCGAGTCTGTGGCGATTTTTTCCAAGTTGAATTCCGAACCCTGGGGAAGAATCGGAACGGGAATTTTGGAGTTACTCGCCTCGATTCTACTTTTTGTTCCCGGCCTTGGTTGGTCAGGAGCGTTCCTTGGAGCGGCGCTTATGTTCGGCGCAATTCTTTCTCATATTTTCGTGATCGGAATCGAACAAGAAAACGACGGAGGTTTTTTATTCTTTCTCGCACTGACGAGCGCAACGATTTGTCTCCTTCTTCTCTGGATGGAAAGAGAAAAGCTAACGGAGATTGTACGAAAACGGATATAA